A genomic stretch from Fusarium musae strain F31 chromosome 9, whole genome shotgun sequence includes:
- a CDS encoding hypothetical protein (EggNog:ENOG41) produces the protein MALTSFMRDFGLDLVEKTQRDTIQGNIVSTFQAGCFFGALFTFPIAEKWGRRKTIMGAALVFLLGGALMTAANGNLNMIYGGRAVAGLGLGASSLTVPVYISETAPPSIRGRLVGIFEIASQGGGMLGFWINYATDRTIDVDTKTQWIVPLAVQLLPGLGLALGMLWCPESPRWLARGDHFEAAEKILAQIRGLPADHEYVRREMGDIRAQVEERSTNKMSKKQQFKKLFQKGVRNRMGIGMALMFLQSFTGVNIITYYAPRIFESLGIPGTSLKLFSTGFYGISKTLGMVLFTFWVVEKVGRRKGLIWGAALGCIPMWYIGGYVMEADPAAAAAAGVVNRDGWGYLAIVCVYINAIIICATWQGITWTYASEIFPLDIRMLCVAITTADTWLGSFIIARSTPYMISDLGYGAYFFFSSILVCMGIWATFFVPETKGADSFLLDVFCSVADMHIITGITLEDMDALFAKPVYKTVWAQMRGKPVLEEHRAESPFEDDEKAHELRIP, from the exons ATGGCATTGACCTCTTTCATGAGGGACTTTGGCCTAGACCTCGTCGAAAAGACCCAACGCGACACCATCCAGGGAAACATCGTCTCCACCTTTCAG GCTGGCTGTTTCTTCGGTGCGCTGTTCACCTTCCCCATCGCCGAGAAATGGGGTCGTAGAAAGACCATCATGGGCGCAGCCCtagtcttcctcctcggcggCGCCCTCATGACCGCCGCAAACGGCAATCTCAACATGATCTACGGCGGCAGAGCCGTCGCCGGTCTCGGCCTCGGCGCCTCCTCCCTCACCGTCCCCGTATACATCAGCGAAACAGCTCCTCCTTCCATCAGAGGCCGTCTTGTGGGTATCTTCGAAATCGCCTCGCAGGGCGGCGGCATGCTAGGTTTCTGGATCAACTACGCTACCGACCGCACCATCGACGTTGACACAAAGACCCAGTGGATTGTGCCCCTGGCGGTGCAGCTCCTCCCCGGCTTGGGTCTTGCGCTCGGTATGCTTTGGTGTCCTGAGTCGCCGAGGTGGTTGGCGCGCGGTGATCACTTTGAAGCAGCGGAGAAGATTCTCGCGCAGATTAGGGGTCTTCCTGCGGACCATGAGTATGTTAGGAGGGAGATGGGTGATATTCGTGCGCAGGTTGAGGAGCGCAGTACGAACAAGATGAGTAAGAAGCAGCAGTTCAAGAAGCTTTTCCAAAAGGGCGTGCGTAACCGCATGGGCATCGGCATGGCTCTCATGTTCCTGCAGAGTTTCACAGgcgtcaacatcatcacctaCTACGCACCCCGTATCTTTGAGAGTCTTGGTATCCCCGGCACTTCTTTGAAGCTCTTCTCCACTGGCTTCTACGGCATCTCCAAGACCCTCGGCATGGTCCTCTTCACCTTCTGGGTCGTCGAGAAAGTCGGTCGTCGCAAGGGTCTCATCTGGGGAGCTGCACTGGGCTGTATTCCTATGTGGTATATCGGCGGGTACGTGATGGAAGCAGACCCCGcagccgcagcagcagcaggtgTTGTGAACCGCGACGGCTGGGGATACCTCGCCATCGTGTGCGTGTacatcaacgccatcatcatctgtgcGACGTGGCAGGGCATCACGTGGACGTACGCATCCGAGATCTTCCCGCTCGACATCCGCATGCTCTGCGTCGCCATAACCACAGCAGACACATGGCTCGgctccttcatcatcgcGCGCTCAACGCCCTACATGATCTCTGATCTTGGCTACGGCGCGTACTTTTTCTTCAGCTCGATCCTCGTGTGCATGGGGATATGGGCTACGTTCTTCGTCCCCGAAACAAAAGGTGCAGACTCATTCCTTCTAGACGTATTCTGCAGTGTGGCTGACATGCATATAATCACAGGCATCACCCTCGAGGACATGGACGCGCTATTCGCCAAGCCAGTGTACAAAACGGTCTGGGCGCAGATGCGAGGCAAACCGGTGCTGGAAGAACATCGCGCCGAGTCGCCCTTcgaagacgatgagaagGCGCATGAGCTAAGAATACCTTAG